From the genome of candidate division KSB1 bacterium, one region includes:
- a CDS encoding polysaccharide deacetylase family protein, which translates to MVCVAAVSLVVLFRLYQPPTPTHEAAGTGQPSDAFDKSIKAEVTENSLRIAGEAADSLIIAVKVNDRLAAAGTPKSGFFVFEAVPLQYGENEISLYAVTLDGRSTLLQRLTAAYGKPVPAFLARDVNRGRLDRRQLALTFDGGSGAAAAEPILDILREKRIKCTIFLTGGFIKRYPQLVRRMAEDGHEIGNHTWSHPHLTTFAENGVHQTRPGITREKLQQELKRTADLFQQVTGRRMAPLWRAPYGEHNEEIRRWAAEAGYLQIGWTVGKGETLDTMDWVSDSTASAFRSPGQILEKLLGFGQSDGNGANGGIILMHLDSQRRSKPVYTILEALIDSMTQRGYRFATVSELINP; encoded by the coding sequence ATGGTTTGCGTGGCTGCGGTTTCTCTTGTCGTTCTGTTTCGGCTTTACCAACCGCCTACGCCGACGCATGAAGCCGCAGGAACCGGACAGCCGAGTGATGCGTTCGACAAATCGATAAAGGCCGAGGTCACAGAAAACAGCTTACGGATTGCCGGCGAAGCGGCGGACAGCCTTATTATCGCTGTAAAGGTGAACGATCGGCTGGCAGCCGCCGGAACACCAAAGTCCGGTTTTTTTGTCTTTGAGGCTGTGCCTTTGCAGTACGGTGAAAACGAGATTAGCCTTTACGCCGTCACTTTGGACGGCCGCTCGACGCTTCTCCAGCGTCTGACGGCCGCATACGGCAAACCGGTGCCCGCGTTTTTGGCGCGGGACGTTAACCGCGGCCGCCTTGACCGCCGGCAACTTGCGTTGACCTTCGACGGCGGTTCCGGCGCCGCAGCCGCGGAACCGATCCTTGACATTCTGCGGGAAAAGCGGATTAAATGCACGATCTTTCTGACCGGCGGTTTTATCAAGCGCTATCCGCAGTTGGTGCGCCGAATGGCTGAGGATGGGCACGAAATCGGCAATCATACATGGAGTCATCCGCACTTGACCACGTTTGCCGAAAACGGCGTACATCAAACACGACCGGGCATCACACGCGAAAAACTGCAGCAGGAACTCAAACGGACGGCAGACCTTTTTCAGCAAGTCACCGGTCGACGAATGGCGCCGTTATGGCGGGCGCCGTATGGGGAACATAACGAAGAGATTCGCCGTTGGGCGGCAGAGGCCGGCTATCTGCAGATCGGCTGGACCGTCGGCAAAGGCGAAACCCTGGATACAATGGATTGGGTGAGCGATTCGACTGCGTCTGCGTTTCGCAGCCCGGGGCAGATTTTAGAAAAACTGCTCGGTTTCGGCCAATCCGACGGAAACGGCGCCAACGGCGGCATCATTCTGATGCACCTCGATTCACAGCGCCGCAGCAAGCCGGTATACACGATCCTGGAGGCGCTGATCGACAGCATGACGCAGCGCGGCTATCGCTTTGCGACCGTTTCAGAATTGATTAATCCATGA
- a CDS encoding histidinol-phosphatase HisJ family protein, with protein MVDYHIHCRLSRHGEGELFEYVEAAIRKQLTEIGFAEHIPIPELDDPTGRMPIEDWAEYVGSLFSAKERYSEITIRFGIEADYLPSHQPYIAAFVRAYPFDYVIGSVHFVSDWDFSNMDFRSRLEEFGAKELYRRYYLLLAEAASSGLYDVIGHFDLPKRLAPEMPAEMAALRDAALQAVKRCGLALDVNTSGLRKADDIYPAPEILAQAFAMDIPITIGSDAHRPEEVAADFAVTVERLKRIGYRSCLGFERRKPYRIPL; from the coding sequence ATGGTCGATTATCACATTCACTGCCGCCTTTCCCGACATGGCGAGGGCGAGCTGTTCGAATATGTCGAAGCAGCGATTCGTAAACAATTAACCGAAATCGGTTTTGCCGAACATATTCCTATTCCCGAGTTGGATGATCCGACCGGCCGCATGCCTATCGAGGATTGGGCGGAATACGTAGGCAGCCTTTTTTCTGCTAAAGAGCGATATTCCGAGATTACGATTCGTTTCGGCATCGAAGCGGATTATTTGCCCTCCCATCAGCCGTATATTGCCGCTTTTGTTCGCGCTTATCCTTTTGACTACGTCATCGGCTCGGTTCACTTTGTCTCGGACTGGGATTTTTCCAATATGGATTTTCGCAGCCGATTGGAAGAGTTTGGGGCAAAAGAGCTCTATCGCAGGTACTATCTTTTACTCGCCGAAGCGGCCTCCAGCGGCCTTTATGACGTCATCGGCCACTTTGATTTGCCCAAGCGGCTTGCGCCGGAAATGCCTGCGGAAATGGCCGCTCTCCGTGACGCAGCGCTGCAGGCCGTCAAGCGTTGCGGCCTGGCGCTGGATGTTAATACCTCGGGTCTGCGCAAGGCCGATGATATTTACCCGGCGCCGGAAATCCTGGCGCAGGCGTTCGCAATGGATATCCCTATTACCATCGGCTCTGATGCGCATCGACCTGAGGAGGTTGCCGCCGATTTTGCCGTGACCGTCGAGCGGCTGAAAAGAATCGGTTATCGGTCATGTCTCGGCTTTGAAAGACGAAAACCCTATCGAATTCCTCTATGA
- the dgt gene encoding dNTP triphosphohydrolase, with product MMKDNIAPIRRRKTLESIEQRLLSPFAALSSRAAQTRLFEEAEHPYRTAFQRDRDRIIHSRAFRRLKHKRQVFLVSYGDHYRTRLTHTIEVAQMSRTIARSLGLNEDLVEAVALAHDTGHTPFGHIGEVVLHRIMKGEDTLDDSARFGDGGGFKHNYQSVRIVDWNEKRYSFDGLNLTAPVREGILKHTRLRRGEVDIPGFRYEGLYYELDNATTIEGQIVAVCDEIAQRTHDLEDGLRAGYVTLEQVRSLPMIRYVEAKSRLSFSDKVDRFLYRNKLIRKLVDVLISDVIRQTAVNMRIFYEQTGRTSFFDRRIAWFSPTVDPLQEALDRFIMREIIRVASAERGDEQAAFIIRELFRLYYLYPNLLPEYRLARVLSDRDLQAIYSDKTSATEVRDRLQRDPLFARAVCDHIAGMTDDYAENTFKRLQRMNQEELARWTNRQSAGL from the coding sequence ATGATGAAAGACAATATTGCACCGATTCGTCGACGAAAAACGCTTGAATCGATTGAGCAGCGGTTGTTATCGCCTTTTGCGGCCCTGAGCAGCCGCGCCGCCCAAACACGGCTGTTCGAAGAGGCCGAGCATCCCTACCGCACGGCCTTCCAGCGCGATCGCGACCGCATCATTCATTCGCGCGCCTTTCGGCGCCTGAAGCATAAGCGACAGGTCTTTTTGGTCAGTTACGGCGATCATTACCGCACGCGGCTGACGCACACCATCGAAGTGGCTCAGATGTCGCGCACCATTGCGCGCTCCCTGGGACTCAACGAAGACCTTGTCGAGGCCGTCGCCTTGGCGCACGATACCGGCCATACCCCTTTCGGCCACATCGGCGAGGTGGTTCTGCACCGCATTATGAAAGGGGAGGACACTCTCGACGATTCGGCGCGCTTCGGCGATGGAGGGGGTTTCAAGCACAATTATCAAAGCGTGCGCATCGTCGACTGGAACGAAAAACGCTATTCATTCGACGGCCTCAATCTGACGGCTCCCGTGCGCGAGGGGATCCTTAAACACACTCGCCTGCGGCGCGGCGAGGTCGACATCCCGGGCTTCCGTTATGAAGGACTCTACTATGAATTGGACAACGCGACGACGATCGAGGGACAGATCGTTGCCGTGTGCGACGAAATTGCGCAGCGCACCCATGATCTCGAAGACGGCCTCCGCGCCGGTTATGTCACCTTGGAGCAGGTTCGCTCCCTGCCGATGATCCGATATGTAGAGGCCAAGAGCCGTCTTTCTTTTTCCGATAAAGTCGATCGCTTTCTTTACCGCAACAAGCTGATCCGAAAACTGGTCGACGTCTTGATCTCGGACGTCATCCGACAGACAGCGGTCAACATGCGCATTTTTTATGAACAAACCGGCCGTACCTCGTTTTTTGATCGTCGGATCGCCTGGTTCAGTCCAACGGTCGATCCGCTCCAGGAGGCGCTCGACCGCTTTATCATGCGCGAAATCATTCGTGTCGCCTCGGCTGAGCGCGGCGACGAACAGGCTGCTTTTATCATCCGCGAACTGTTTCGCCTTTATTATCTTTACCCCAATCTTTTGCCCGAGTATCGCCTGGCAAGAGTTCTGTCGGATCGAGACCTCCAGGCGATCTATTCGGACAAAACGAGCGCAACGGAGGTTAGAGACCGGCTGCAGCGCGATCCGCTTTTTGCCCGCGCCGTGTGCGACCACATCGCCGGCATGACCGATGACTATGCCGAAAACACCTTTAAGCGACTGCAGCGAATGAATCAAGAGGAACTTGCCCGATGGACGAATCGACAAAGCGCCGGCCTGTAA